One part of the Bombus pascuorum unplaced genomic scaffold, iyBomPasc1.1, whole genome shotgun sequence genome encodes these proteins:
- the LOC132915656 gene encoding odorant receptor 24a-like, whose amino-acid sequence MVLFSIIISTLVLTFGGIILIVNSPLLLKLQFVIVSLTVLTEVFMYAWPADHLREMSTNVSRSAYNLIWYKQTLEIQKNLLNVLVFQEPVTLSVSCVLPELSLRYYCSYLSNAMSIFTALRAAIGDNST is encoded by the exons atggtacttttttcaataataataagcaCACTTGTCTTGACTTTTGGTggaattatattaattgtg AATTCACCGCTACTTCTAAAACTGCAGTTCGTAATCGTATCTCTCACTGTACTTACGGAAGTTTTCATGTACGCATGGCCTGCTGACCACTTAAGAGAAATG AGCACAAATGTTTCACGAAGTGCATACAACTTGATATGGTATAAACAGACGttagaaatacaaaaaaatttactgaacgtattagtatttcaaGAACCAGTAACTTTGTCTGTCAGTTGCGTGTTGCCAGAGCTCTCTCTCCGTTATTATTGTTCG TATCTATCCAATGCCATGTCCATCTTCACCGCTTTGCGTGCCGCGATAGGAGATAATTCTACATAA